From a single Candidatus Defluviilinea gracilis genomic region:
- a CDS encoding 2-hydroxyacyl-CoA dehydratase yields MTETQTDELVGRGNKEGADLFREWFDDLADHAKRGEGAAYVFVMGSMAELLHVFDFPLVLPEITSLQTAVRRVADTYLAEAEDYGYSPDICGYVKADIAVQLRGGQHPMGQIPKPSIAVMTNACNTYIKWAEIWERIYKIPIVVIDVPATRAAGGQFQPGSSDFERDRKYVEAQIRELITLCEQVSGKKFDIDRLRESLGYANDMNEGWRRVLELNKSKPSLFNAVTDGTVYLGVSNNLRGTKKGSQFFKNLVEEMEYKAAHGIGTQIVEKYRLGFVGVPCYPIFRRFSEMFTEWGGNFVHSTYLNFASGGGNLGYQYDVNRPIESLAEGFLISVREAMDNMFHQDRVVIDWVKNYDLDGVVYHPIKSCRTVSTGLADGRRAMMAATDVPSLFIESDMMDKRVVSEAQMKNRADAFFEGLASRREMAKVAQS; encoded by the coding sequence ATGACCGAAACACAAACAGACGAACTTGTAGGACGCGGTAACAAAGAAGGGGCAGACCTGTTCCGCGAGTGGTTTGACGATCTGGCGGACCACGCAAAGCGAGGCGAGGGCGCGGCGTATGTCTTCGTGATGGGCAGTATGGCGGAATTACTGCACGTGTTCGACTTTCCGCTGGTGCTGCCTGAGATCACTTCGCTTCAAACCGCTGTGCGGCGCGTGGCGGATACGTATCTCGCGGAGGCGGAGGATTACGGCTACTCGCCCGATATCTGCGGCTACGTCAAAGCGGACATTGCGGTTCAACTGCGCGGTGGACAACATCCCATGGGGCAGATTCCCAAACCCTCCATTGCCGTGATGACGAATGCCTGCAATACCTACATCAAGTGGGCGGAGATCTGGGAGCGGATCTACAAGATTCCGATCGTCGTCATTGACGTGCCAGCCACGCGCGCGGCGGGCGGACAGTTCCAGCCTGGCAGTTCCGATTTCGAGCGCGACCGCAAATATGTCGAAGCGCAGATTCGGGAGTTGATCACGCTCTGCGAGCAGGTCTCAGGCAAAAAGTTCGACATTGACCGCCTGCGCGAATCGCTCGGTTACGCCAACGATATGAATGAAGGCTGGCGGCGCGTGCTGGAACTCAACAAGAGCAAGCCGTCGCTCTTCAACGCGGTGACGGATGGCACGGTTTATCTGGGCGTTTCAAATAACCTGCGCGGAACAAAGAAGGGCAGTCAGTTCTTCAAGAACCTTGTGGAAGAAATGGAATACAAAGCCGCGCACGGCATCGGCACGCAGATCGTCGAAAAATACAGGCTCGGATTCGTCGGCGTGCCGTGTTATCCCATCTTCCGACGTTTCAGCGAAATGTTCACCGAATGGGGCGGCAACTTCGTCCACTCCACCTATTTGAACTTTGCTTCGGGCGGCGGCAATCTCGGCTATCAATACGACGTGAACCGTCCCATCGAAAGCCTCGCGGAGGGATTCTTGATCAGCGTGCGCGAAGCGATGGATAACATGTTCCATCAAGATCGCGTGGTGATCGACTGGGTGAAAAATTACGACCTGGACGGCGTGGTCTATCACCCGATCAAATCCTGCCGCACGGTCTCGACGGGCCTCGCCGACGGGCGGCGGGCGATGATGGCGGCGACGGACGTTCCCAGCCTGTTCATCGAATCGGACATGATGGACAAGCGCGTTGTCTCTGAAGCGCAGATGAAGAACCGCGCCGACGCCTTCTTTGAAGGTCTCGCCTCGCGGCGCGAGATGGCAAAAGTGGCGCAGTCTTGA
- a CDS encoding 2-hydroxyglutaryl-CoA dehydratase: MAYAAGVDVGSTQTKAIIINEDREIVGRCLTDTGANVVIAAENAFAEALKTSGIREEEVEYVIGTGYGRYRVTFGNTQVTEISCHARGAAQMFPGTKTVLDMGGQDTKAIRVSPKGEVLDFCMNDKCAAGTGRFLGAAAAALDIPLGELGNVAMKAERPVKISTTCTVFAESEVLSWLGKGKKIEDILWGVHLSIASRSTALLRRVGIEHEITFTGGVTKNAGMIKSLEQALKTKLNVSDDSHYMGALGAALFALDHILAGRVPTEEKEAA, from the coding sequence ATGGCATACGCGGCAGGCGTTGACGTAGGCTCGACGCAAACAAAAGCAATCATCATCAACGAAGACCGAGAGATCGTCGGTCGTTGCCTGACGGATACAGGAGCGAACGTGGTCATCGCGGCGGAGAACGCCTTTGCCGAGGCGCTCAAGACCAGCGGCATCCGCGAAGAGGAAGTCGAATATGTGATCGGCACAGGCTACGGGCGTTACCGCGTCACGTTCGGCAACACGCAGGTGACGGAGATCTCCTGTCACGCGCGCGGCGCGGCGCAGATGTTCCCTGGCACAAAGACCGTGCTGGACATGGGCGGGCAGGATACCAAAGCCATCCGCGTCAGCCCCAAGGGCGAAGTGCTCGACTTCTGCATGAACGACAAATGCGCGGCTGGCACGGGGCGCTTCCTCGGCGCGGCGGCGGCGGCGTTGGATATTCCGCTCGGCGAACTGGGCAACGTGGCAATGAAAGCGGAACGACCCGTCAAGATCAGCACCACCTGCACCGTCTTCGCCGAGTCTGAAGTCCTTTCGTGGCTGGGCAAAGGCAAAAAGATCGAAGATATTTTATGGGGCGTGCATCTCTCCATCGCCTCGCGCTCGACCGCGTTACTGCGCCGCGTCGGCATCGAACACGAGATCACCTTCACAGGCGGCGTCACGAAAAACGCGGGCATGATCAAATCGCTCGAACAGGCGTTGAAGACCAAACTCAACGTCAGCGATGATTCGCATTACATGGGCGCGTTGGGCGCGGCGCTCTTCGCGCTCGACCACATCCTTGCGGGGCGCGTCCCCACCGAAGAGAAGGAGGCGGCATGA
- a CDS encoding 2-hydroxyglutaryl-CoA dehydratase, with the protein MTTYTTGIDVGSTYTKAVIVKDGNEIVSRAMLNTGFRLEEAARKAYDAALEQAGLTESDSSYLVTTGFGRHLVGFRDVNVTDINASARGAAFLFPKTRTILDVGGQTMKAIQLTEDGKVKSFRLNDKCAAGTGAFLEKTARYMGYKTEEIGTLAAVSKTVVPISGVCAVFAESEVINHLSQGMSPSDIMYGSIVSLVARSVQLLKRVGMNPEFTLIGGILRFESMSHVVREQIKTEVNVAEGDLVQYVSALGAAILGYRRFGKLQSEGQPAIAGA; encoded by the coding sequence ATGACCACCTACACCACTGGCATTGACGTTGGCTCCACCTACACCAAAGCCGTCATTGTGAAAGACGGCAACGAGATCGTTTCGCGCGCCATGCTCAACACGGGCTTCCGCCTTGAAGAAGCCGCGCGCAAAGCCTACGACGCCGCGCTCGAACAGGCGGGACTGACCGAATCCGATTCGTCCTATCTCGTCACTACTGGTTTCGGGCGCCATCTCGTCGGCTTCCGCGACGTGAACGTGACCGACATCAACGCCAGCGCGCGCGGAGCGGCATTCCTCTTCCCCAAAACGCGCACCATCCTCGACGTCGGCGGGCAGACGATGAAAGCCATCCAACTGACCGAAGACGGCAAGGTCAAATCCTTCCGCCTTAACGACAAATGCGCGGCAGGCACAGGCGCGTTCCTCGAAAAGACCGCCCGCTACATGGGCTACAAAACCGAAGAGATCGGCACGCTCGCGGCGGTCTCCAAAACGGTGGTTCCCATTTCGGGCGTGTGCGCGGTCTTCGCCGAATCCGAAGTCATCAACCATCTCTCGCAGGGCATGTCCCCGTCCGACATCATGTACGGCTCCATCGTCTCGCTCGTGGCGCGTTCGGTGCAACTGCTCAAGCGCGTCGGCATGAATCCCGAATTCACGCTCATCGGCGGCATCCTGCGCTTCGAATCCATGAGCCATGTCGTGCGCGAACAGATCAAGACCGAAGTCAACGTGGCGGAGGGCGACCTCGTGCAATACGTCTCCGCCCTCGGCGCGGCGATCCTCGGCTATCGTCGCTTCGGAAAACTTCAAAGCGAAGGACAACCCGCAATCGCAGGCGCTTAG
- a CDS encoding enoyl-CoA hydratase/isomerase family protein — MDVLKDKKTDFKEIIYEKANWVARITINRPHVYNSYSTNALEELAQAFRQAAFDDEVAVIVYTGMGDKAFCTGGDVKEYQERYTRSPHDYWKYMRLFGAYIESIVNTGKPVIARINGMAVGGGNESNLACDLAVIAEHAWVGQVGAGVGSVAAGGATQWLPITVGDRRARYMLMTNRRIPAYQALEWGLVNQVVPSVKKDGAFIEHATPEQIAQAQKGADGYSIDLSKLDEAVETLAQELVDKFAECIRFTKEQINFWKNFSWHQTIGPARDWLSIHYTSWEPLEGMSAFVEKRPARYRMLRERAAQGKSSEFIWGAYEKTCPSCGAKALPEEFTHCGVCGADLK, encoded by the coding sequence ATGGATGTATTGAAAGACAAAAAGACCGACTTCAAAGAAATTATCTACGAAAAAGCGAACTGGGTGGCGCGCATCACCATCAACCGTCCGCATGTGTACAACTCATACAGCACCAACGCGCTCGAAGAACTGGCGCAGGCGTTCCGCCAAGCCGCGTTCGACGATGAAGTGGCGGTCATCGTGTACACGGGCATGGGCGACAAAGCCTTCTGCACGGGCGGCGATGTGAAAGAATATCAGGAACGCTACACGCGCTCGCCGCACGACTATTGGAAATACATGCGCCTCTTTGGCGCCTACATCGAAAGCATCGTCAACACGGGCAAGCCCGTCATCGCGCGCATCAACGGCATGGCGGTCGGCGGCGGCAACGAATCGAATCTCGCCTGCGATCTCGCCGTCATCGCCGAACATGCCTGGGTGGGGCAGGTCGGCGCGGGAGTTGGAAGCGTGGCGGCGGGCGGAGCGACTCAATGGCTGCCCATCACCGTCGGCGACCGCCGCGCCCGCTACATGTTGATGACGAACCGCCGCATCCCCGCCTACCAAGCCCTCGAATGGGGACTCGTCAATCAGGTCGTGCCGTCCGTCAAAAAGGACGGCGCGTTCATCGAACATGCCACGCCCGAACAAATTGCCCAAGCCCAAAAAGGCGCCGACGGCTACAGTATTGACCTCTCCAAACTCGACGAAGCCGTCGAAACGCTCGCGCAGGAACTCGTGGACAAATTCGCCGAGTGCATCCGCTTCACCAAAGAACAGATCAACTTCTGGAAGAATTTCAGCTGGCATCAGACCATCGGTCCCGCCCGCGACTGGCTCTCGATCCACTACACCTCATGGGAGCCGCTCGAAGGCATGAGCGCGTTCGTCGAAAAACGCCCCGCGCGGTATCGCATGTTGCGCGAACGCGCCGCGCAAGGCAAAAGCAGCGAGTTCATCTGGGGCGCCTACGAAAAGACTTGCCCCTCCTGTGGCGCGAAAGCCTTGCCCGAAGAATTCACCCACTGCGGCGTTTGCGGCGCGGATTTGAAATGA
- a CDS encoding enoyl-CoA hydratase/isomerase family protein, with protein MTDSFISVETKNGASFLTLKRAPLNVLDIATLTQLESALAELTRDESLRVLVLNAEGKMFSAGVDVADHTPDKVGGMIPLFDRVCRALANFPAPTIAVVHGHALGGGCELVLCCDLAVMTDNAKIGQPEVQLAAIAPIAAMRLPQLVGYRNAADILFTGRALTADEALKMGLVNAVVAADGLEAWVEEKVTKLTSLSRVALTMTKRALHLGFGAWDSSAMELERLYLDELMKTEDAHEGLSAFMEKRAAVWKHV; from the coding sequence ATGACCGACTCATTCATTTCCGTTGAGACGAAGAACGGCGCCTCTTTCCTGACCTTGAAGCGGGCTCCGCTTAACGTGCTTGACATCGCCACCCTGACTCAACTCGAGTCTGCGCTGGCGGAGTTGACTCGCGACGAGTCGCTTCGCGTGCTCGTGTTGAACGCCGAAGGGAAGATGTTCTCGGCAGGCGTGGACGTGGCAGACCACACGCCCGACAAAGTCGGCGGCATGATTCCGCTGTTCGACAGAGTCTGCCGCGCGTTGGCGAACTTTCCCGCGCCGACGATCGCCGTCGTTCACGGGCACGCCCTCGGCGGCGGATGCGAACTGGTTCTATGCTGTGACCTCGCCGTGATGACCGACAACGCAAAGATCGGACAGCCCGAAGTTCAACTTGCCGCCATCGCCCCCATCGCCGCGATGAGACTTCCGCAGTTGGTCGGCTATCGCAACGCGGCGGATATTCTCTTCACGGGTCGCGCGTTGACAGCCGACGAAGCCTTGAAGATGGGATTGGTCAACGCGGTGGTTGCCGCCGACGGGTTGGAAGCCTGGGTCGAAGAGAAGGTAACAAAACTTACCTCCCTCAGCCGCGTGGCGTTGACGATGACCAAACGCGCCCTGCATCTCGGCTTCGGCGCGTGGGACTCCTCCGCGATGGAACTGGAACGCTTGTATCTGGACGAATTGATGAAGACCGAAGACGCGCATGAGGGCTTGAGCGCCTTCATGGAAAAACGCGCGGCGGTTTGGAAGCACGTGTAA
- a CDS encoding MaoC family dehydratase N-terminal domain-containing protein produces MASRGLTYEQFEMGAVYPSQARTVTEADVANFAGLSGDFNPLHTDAEFAKTTPMGERIAHGVLILAMATGMANWMGIFEGTTLALMEQVTRYKGAVKFGDTIRLEMEVIEKKPTSKPEKGVVKFAVRVKNQRDENVVEGEWTLLMKAVSQT; encoded by the coding sequence ATGGCATCACGCGGACTGACATACGAGCAATTTGAAATGGGCGCGGTCTACCCGTCGCAGGCGCGGACCGTCACCGAGGCGGACGTGGCGAACTTTGCGGGGCTTTCCGGCGATTTCAACCCCCTGCACACCGACGCCGAGTTTGCAAAGACCACGCCGATGGGCGAGCGCATCGCGCACGGCGTGCTCATCCTTGCGATGGCGACGGGCATGGCGAACTGGATGGGCATCTTTGAAGGCACCACGCTTGCGCTGATGGAACAGGTGACGCGCTACAAAGGCGCGGTGAAATTCGGCGACACGATTCGGCTGGAGATGGAAGTCATCGAGAAGAAGCCCACCTCCAAGCCTGAGAAGGGCGTGGTGAAGTTTGCCGTCCGCGTGAAGAACCAGCGCGATGAAAATGTGGTTGAGGGAGAATGGACGTTGTTGATGAAGGCTGTTTCGCAAACTTAA
- the fabG gene encoding 3-oxoacyl-ACP reductase FabG yields the protein MLLKDKVALITGGGNGIGRAIVLRFLQDGAKVVTVDLDQAGLEETLKEAGQAQGQVRGEMANITKREDVQRVVDSIVKEHGRLDILINNAGITRDALTARVKDGEVKLMTDEQWDAVLEVNLKGTWLCSQIAAVEMIKQKYGRIVSTASVAAIGHMGQSNYAASKAGVVAVTQTLALELARFNIAVNCIAPGGTKTRMTAAIPENIMANLIERIPLKRFADPREIAAVHAFLASDEASFITGQCIFVDGGQTVGA from the coding sequence ATGTTACTCAAGGATAAAGTTGCGTTGATCACGGGCGGGGGGAACGGCATTGGGCGGGCGATTGTCCTGCGCTTTCTTCAGGATGGCGCGAAAGTCGTCACAGTGGACCTGGATCAGGCTGGGTTGGAGGAAACGCTCAAAGAGGCGGGGCAGGCTCAGGGTCAGGTAAGAGGCGAGATGGCGAACATCACGAAGCGCGAGGACGTTCAACGCGTCGTCGATTCGATCGTCAAAGAACACGGTCGGCTCGACATCCTGATCAACAACGCGGGCATCACGCGCGACGCGCTCACGGCGCGGGTGAAGGACGGCGAAGTCAAGTTGATGACCGACGAGCAATGGGACGCGGTGCTGGAGGTGAACCTGAAGGGGACGTGGCTGTGTTCGCAGATCGCGGCGGTGGAAATGATCAAGCAGAAATATGGGCGCATCGTCAGCACGGCTTCGGTGGCGGCGATTGGGCACATGGGGCAGTCGAATTACGCGGCGTCGAAGGCGGGCGTGGTGGCGGTGACGCAAACGCTGGCGCTCGAACTGGCGCGCTTTAACATCGCGGTGAACTGCATCGCGCCAGGCGGGACGAAGACACGCATGACGGCGGCGATCCCCGAAAACATCATGGCGAATTTGATTGAGCGCATCCCGCTCAAGCGCTTCGCCGACCCGCGCGAGATCGCGGCGGTTCACGCTTTTCTGGCGAGCGACGAGGCGTCGTTCATCACGGGGCAATGTATTTTCGTGGACGGCGGTCAGACCGTGGGAGCGTGA
- a CDS encoding thiolase family protein: protein MFAKSYIPYGGYWCSPFARWQGSFANLHTIKFAADVTRKALEARMISPSSFSNVYLGMTVPAPASFYGAPWLAGMIGAEGITGPVFSQACATSARVIGSAARAVETEDDASILCVTADRTSNGPHLLYPNPANPGARGDSEDWVWDNFNRDPFVGNAMIQTAENTAKDCNITTAEQHEVMLMRYAQYQKALEHDAAFHKKYMSVVEVNPSGKKVVATVTDDEGVFPSTAEGLAKLKPILPDGTVTYGGQTYPADGNAGMIVTTKDKARELSRDSKIEIQLLSFSEGRAEKGYMPKANAPAARGALKKAGVDIKDIKAIKTHNPFAVNDVFLNRELGIPLDRMNNYGSSLIWGHPQGPTGMRLVMEMIEELVLLGGGYGLFTGCAAGDTAAAIVLEVRAG from the coding sequence ATGTTTGCGAAATCATACATTCCCTACGGCGGGTATTGGTGTTCGCCGTTCGCGCGCTGGCAGGGGAGTTTCGCCAATTTGCATACGATCAAATTCGCGGCGGATGTGACGCGCAAGGCGTTGGAAGCGCGCATGATTTCGCCGTCGTCGTTCAGCAACGTCTATCTCGGCATGACCGTGCCCGCGCCCGCTTCATTTTATGGAGCGCCCTGGCTGGCGGGCATGATCGGCGCGGAGGGGATCACGGGTCCCGTTTTCTCGCAGGCGTGCGCCACTTCGGCGCGGGTGATCGGGAGCGCGGCGCGGGCGGTGGAGACGGAGGACGACGCTTCGATCCTCTGTGTGACGGCGGACCGCACCTCGAACGGACCTCACCTGCTGTATCCGAATCCCGCCAACCCTGGCGCGCGCGGCGACTCGGAAGACTGGGTGTGGGACAACTTCAACCGCGACCCGTTCGTGGGCAACGCCATGATCCAGACGGCGGAGAATACCGCGAAGGATTGCAACATCACCACCGCCGAACAACATGAGGTGATGTTGATGCGTTACGCTCAATATCAAAAGGCGCTCGAACACGACGCGGCGTTTCATAAGAAATATATGTCGGTTGTGGAGGTCAACCCGTCGGGGAAGAAGGTCGTTGCTACGGTGACGGACGATGAAGGCGTGTTCCCGTCCACCGCGGAGGGACTCGCCAAACTGAAACCTATCCTGCCCGATGGCACGGTCACCTACGGCGGGCAGACCTATCCCGCCGACGGCAACGCGGGCATGATCGTCACCACGAAGGACAAGGCGCGCGAACTCAGCCGAGATTCAAAGATCGAGATTCAACTGCTTTCGTTCAGCGAAGGACGTGCCGAAAAAGGATACATGCCCAAAGCCAACGCTCCCGCCGCGCGAGGCGCGTTGAAAAAAGCGGGCGTGGACATCAAAGACATTAAGGCGATCAAGACTCACAATCCCTTTGCGGTGAACGATGTATTCCTCAACCGCGAGTTGGGCATTCCGCTCGATCGGATGAACAACTACGGCTCGTCGCTCATCTGGGGTCATCCGCAGGGACCGACGGGCATGAGGCTGGTGATGGAGATGATCGAAGAGCTTGTCCTGCTCGGCGGCGGGTATGGGTTGTTCACAGGCTGTGCGGCAGGCGACACCGCCGCGGCGATTGTGCTGGAGGTCCGCGCTGGATAA
- a CDS encoding acyl-CoA thioesterase: MTDLYPFSTTLKVRFHETDAQGHVNFAQYLNLFDVALVEYLSYIGFSYKRMLEEDFDMLYVDAHASYHAPAYFDDLLRIHCRAGKVGASSARFDFEIFNESKDNRLTAKGEITVVTAERNTLKKMRVPENFRKALESHS; this comes from the coding sequence ATGACTGATCTTTATCCATTCTCAACCACCCTCAAGGTGCGCTTCCACGAGACCGACGCGCAGGGACACGTCAACTTCGCGCAGTACCTCAATCTCTTCGATGTCGCGCTGGTTGAATATCTCAGTTATATCGGGTTCAGTTACAAACGAATGCTGGAAGAGGATTTCGACATGCTGTATGTGGACGCTCACGCTTCGTATCACGCCCCCGCCTATTTCGACGACCTCCTGCGGATTCACTGCCGCGCGGGAAAGGTCGGCGCTTCGAGCGCGCGCTTCGATTTTGAAATTTTCAACGAAAGCAAAGACAACCGCCTGACCGCCAAAGGCGAGATCACCGTCGTAACGGCGGAGCGCAACACGCTGAAGAAGATGCGCGTCCCCGAAAATTTTCGCAAGGCATTGGAGAGCCATTCATGA
- a CDS encoding zinc-binding dehydrogenase: MKAAVFHAARQPLAMEEIPTPTPSAGEVLVKVAGCGVCHTDLHYIDHDVPTFKKPPLVLGHEVSGMIAGLGAGVAQWKEGARVLLPAVYGCGQCAMCRTGRENICEKMMMFGNNVDGGYAEYVLAPAKDVIPLPDELPLVESSIIADAVTTPYHAVVNRGQVKPGDSVVVVGCGGIGLNLVQVASAVGAKVIAVDVIDSKLEWAKKLGAQATVNAKNVERVDKEVRKLAGGGGADIGFEAIGNPVTQAQAFSCIRAGGRFVMVGYSEKPMTLDSGRVMYREMEIIGSLGCRAVDYPRVLELARQGRIKVKELVTAQFPLDQINVAFDTLRKGEGIRSVVTP, encoded by the coding sequence ATGAAAGCCGCCGTATTTCACGCCGCGCGTCAACCGCTGGCAATGGAAGAAATTCCCACGCCCACCCCGTCTGCGGGCGAAGTTCTCGTCAAGGTGGCGGGATGCGGAGTCTGTCACACCGACCTGCATTACATTGACCACGATGTTCCCACCTTCAAGAAGCCGCCGCTCGTGCTGGGACACGAAGTCTCTGGCATGATCGCGGGCTTGGGCGCGGGCGTCGCGCAATGGAAGGAGGGCGCGCGCGTCCTGCTCCCCGCCGTGTATGGATGCGGTCAATGCGCCATGTGCCGCACGGGACGCGAGAACATCTGCGAGAAGATGATGATGTTCGGCAACAACGTGGACGGCGGTTACGCCGAATACGTGCTCGCGCCCGCCAAGGATGTGATCCCTTTGCCCGATGAACTTCCGCTTGTGGAGAGTTCCATCATTGCCGACGCGGTCACCACGCCGTATCACGCCGTCGTCAATCGCGGACAGGTCAAACCTGGCGATTCAGTCGTGGTGGTGGGATGCGGCGGCATCGGCTTGAATCTGGTGCAGGTCGCTTCGGCGGTCGGGGCGAAGGTCATCGCCGTGGACGTGATCGATTCCAAACTGGAATGGGCGAAGAAACTCGGCGCGCAGGCGACGGTCAACGCGAAGAACGTCGAGCGCGTGGACAAGGAAGTCCGCAAACTGGCGGGCGGCGGCGGCGCGGACATCGGCTTTGAAGCGATCGGCAATCCCGTCACGCAGGCGCAGGCGTTTTCCTGCATCCGCGCGGGCGGACGATTCGTGATGGTCGGTTACAGCGAAAAACCGATGACGCTCGACTCGGGGCGCGTGATGTACCGCGAAATGGAGATCATCGGCTCGCTCGGCTGTCGCGCGGTGGATTATCCGCGTGTGTTGGAACTGGCGCGTCAGGGTCGCATCAAAGTGAAGGAACTTGTCACCGCGCAGTTCCCGCTGGATCAGATCAACGTCGCGTTCGATACGCTTCGCAAAGGCGAAGGGATTCGGTCGGTGGTTACTCCGTAG
- a CDS encoding amidohydrolase, whose product MIIDFHIHLSLPEHELPSVLEWMRSNYQGDLDAYIRDILTPQGIRQYLQAHDIDLAVGLAEVSPLTTGVADNDYVGKLCASANAIADPASGPRGRLLPFASLNPFLVNDLAAELERLVNEYDFRGIKVYPPYQHHYVNDPRMYPLYAKAQELGLTMMVHTGSSVFKGARIKYADPLLLDDVAIDFPELNILMAHSGRPFWYDQAFWLARRHPNMFMEISGLPAKHLLDYFPRLEMLADKVIYGSDWPGNPDLRRNVEAIRALNISDEAKQKILHDNAARILKL is encoded by the coding sequence ATGATCATAGACTTCCACATCCACCTCTCGCTTCCCGAACACGAACTGCCGTCCGTGCTGGAATGGATGCGTTCGAATTATCAAGGAGACCTCGATGCCTACATCCGAGACATTCTCACCCCGCAGGGAATCCGCCAGTATCTTCAAGCGCATGATATTGACCTGGCGGTCGGTCTGGCGGAAGTCTCGCCGCTCACCACAGGCGTCGCGGATAACGACTACGTCGGCAAACTCTGCGCGTCAGCCAACGCAATCGCCGACCCCGCCTCAGGTCCGCGCGGACGGTTGCTACCCTTTGCCAGCCTCAACCCATTCCTCGTCAACGATCTTGCCGCGGAACTCGAAAGGCTTGTAAACGAATACGACTTCAGAGGCATCAAGGTTTATCCGCCCTACCAGCATCATTACGTCAACGACCCGCGCATGTATCCGCTGTACGCCAAAGCGCAGGAACTCGGTCTGACGATGATGGTGCATACGGGTTCGTCGGTCTTCAAAGGCGCGCGCATCAAATACGCCGATCCGCTTTTGCTCGACGACGTGGCGATTGACTTCCCCGAGCTGAACATTCTGATGGCGCATTCGGGGCGTCCGTTCTGGTACGACCAGGCGTTCTGGCTGGCGCGGCGGCACCCGAACATGTTCATGGAAATTTCGGGTCTGCCCGCCAAACATTTGCTGGATTATTTTCCGCGCCTCGAAATGCTCGCGGACAAAGTCATCTACGGCTCAGACTGGCCTGGCAACCCCGACCTGAGGCGTAATGTCGAAGCGATCCGCGCTTTGAATATTTCGGATGAAGCGAAACAAAAAATCCTTCACGACAACGCGGCAAGGATCTTGAAGTTGTAA